In Vigna unguiculata cultivar IT97K-499-35 chromosome 3, ASM411807v1, whole genome shotgun sequence, a single genomic region encodes these proteins:
- the LOC114179680 gene encoding 60S ribosomal protein L35a-1-like, whose translation MGLEYGPMGYEYCSKGKRVDTCGNPSWPASLRYTISIRTQRLILQNLLLPSLSKKRGEEGGGIFITKMVKGRQGERVRLYVRGSILGYKRSKSNQYPNTSLIQIENVNSKEEVAWYAGKRMAYIYKAKVKKNGSHYRCIWGKVTRPHGNSGVVRAKFKSNLPPRSMGARVRVFMYPSNI comes from the exons ATGGGCCTTGAATATGGGCCAATGGGTTATGAGTACTGCAGTAAGGGGAAGAGAGTAGATACTTGCGGAAACCCTAGTTGGCCCGCTTCGTTACGTTACACTATCTCTATAAGAACCCAGAGACTGATATTGCAGAACCTGCTTCTGCCGAGCTTATCGAAGAAGAGAGGAGAGGAAGGAGGAGGCATCTTCATTACCAAGATGGTTAAAGGACGCCAAGGAGAACGTGTCAG ACTTTATGTCAGGGGCTCAATTCTTGGATACAAGAG GTCCAAGTCAAATCAGTACCCAAATACTTCTCTCATCCAGATTGAGAATGTAAACTCCAAGGAAGAAGTTGCGTGGTACGCTGGGAAGCGTATGGCTTATATTTACAAGGCCAAGGTAAAGAAGAACGGAAGCCACTATCGTTGCATTTGGGGTAAGGTCACCCGACCTCATGGTAACAGTGGTGTCGTTAGAGCTAAGTTCAAGTCTAATCTGCCTCCAAGATCGATG GGAGCAAGGGTTAGAGTGTTTATGTATCCAAGCAATATATGA